The following are from one region of the Pyruvatibacter sp. genome:
- a CDS encoding glycosyltransferase family 1 protein: MTFLQTIEHGASSACGAPQRVLIITDAWDPQVNGVVRSLQQLGGELCNMGHTVRYVTPQDFKTVPAPTYPEIRLSLWPLTWMRRTVKEFAPSAIHIATEGPLGLVARNYCVRNGLPFSTSFHTRFPEYIKARFGIPVSFGYHFLRWFHGPATTMMVATRSLQDEMKARHFPSTALWSRGVDTELFRPRPDLRSADFLGLPRPIWLYVGRVAVEKNIEAFLELDLPGSKLVVGSGPQLDALRRKYTQAHFVGPRFGEELAEHYAASDCFVFPSKTDTFGLVTLEALASGTPVAAYPVQGPKDVIGDAPVGCLRDDLASAARTAVTISPQCARSFALDYSWEACARQFVSNLAIQRTSEPTGRARPRLLHR; encoded by the coding sequence ATGACTTTCCTCCAGACCATCGAGCATGGTGCAAGTTCCGCCTGCGGGGCGCCGCAGCGTGTTCTCATTATAACCGACGCCTGGGATCCGCAGGTGAACGGTGTGGTGCGTTCTCTGCAACAGCTTGGCGGCGAACTGTGCAACATGGGCCACACAGTCCGCTATGTCACACCGCAAGACTTCAAAACGGTTCCCGCGCCAACCTATCCGGAGATCAGGCTGTCTCTTTGGCCACTGACATGGATGCGCAGAACGGTGAAAGAATTTGCCCCCAGTGCCATTCATATTGCCACCGAAGGGCCGCTGGGGCTTGTGGCGCGAAACTATTGCGTGCGCAACGGCCTGCCGTTTTCAACATCGTTCCACACCCGCTTTCCCGAATACATCAAGGCCCGCTTCGGCATACCGGTGTCGTTCGGCTACCATTTCCTGCGCTGGTTCCATGGGCCGGCCACAACCATGATGGTGGCCACACGTTCGTTGCAGGACGAAATGAAGGCGCGGCATTTTCCCTCCACAGCGCTTTGGTCACGGGGTGTTGATACTGAATTGTTCCGCCCGCGCCCTGACCTGAGGTCGGCTGATTTTCTTGGCCTGCCGCGCCCGATCTGGCTCTATGTCGGGCGCGTCGCGGTTGAAAAAAATATCGAGGCGTTTTTGGAACTCGACCTGCCCGGCTCAAAACTCGTGGTGGGCAGCGGCCCGCAGCTTGATGCGTTGCGCCGGAAATATACCCAGGCGCATTTTGTCGGCCCCCGGTTCGGCGAGGAGCTGGCCGAGCACTATGCCGCCAGCGACTGTTTCGTGTTTCCCAGCAAAACCGACACATTCGGCCTTGTGACGCTGGAAGCACTGGCATCCGGCACACCGGTAGCCGCCTACCCCGTTCAGGGGCCAAAGGATGTCATCGGCGATGCGCCTGTTGGCTGCTTGCGGGATGACCTGGCCAGCGCGGCACGCACGGCCGTTACCATTTCACCGCAATGTGCCCGCTCTTTTGCGCTGGACTACTCGTGGGAAGCCTGCGCGCGGCAGTTTGTTTCCAACCTCGCCATCCAGCGCACCTCTGAGCCTACCGGTCGTGCCCGGCCGCGCCTGCTGCACCGCTAG
- a CDS encoding YceI family protein gives MTRHHARAKAAQNDTRTRTAIMTATAILAAIALLWAAFASPAFAQDADAVAESGTFTIDESHVHAAFKVSHLGFSDTIGGFDKISGSFTLNAEDLAASSVSVTIDTASIDSGWDARDEHLRGDDFFKTEEFPEMTFVSTSVEPTGEMSATVTGDLTLLGQTHPVTLDVTFNQAGAHPFSGKYVAGFSASGTLDRTQWGMEYGVPAIGKDIDLMIQVEGIREEADAAEEG, from the coding sequence ATGACACGCCACCATGCGCGCGCCAAAGCAGCGCAGAACGACACTCGCACCCGCACCGCCATCATGACTGCGACCGCCATTCTAGCTGCCATCGCCTTGTTGTGGGCAGCGTTTGCATCCCCGGCCTTTGCGCAGGACGCTGATGCGGTTGCTGAAAGTGGCACCTTCACCATTGACGAAAGCCATGTGCACGCGGCCTTCAAGGTCAGCCATCTTGGCTTCTCCGACACCATCGGCGGTTTTGATAAAATCTCCGGCTCGTTCACGCTGAACGCGGAAGATCTGGCCGCCAGCAGTGTCTCCGTCACCATCGACACAGCCAGCATCGACAGCGGCTGGGATGCGCGCGACGAGCACCTGCGCGGTGACGACTTCTTCAAAACCGAAGAGTTTCCTGAAATGACCTTTGTCTCCACCAGCGTTGAGCCGACCGGCGAGATGTCCGCCACGGTTACCGGCGACCTCACCCTGCTGGGCCAGACCCATCCGGTGACCCTCGACGTAACGTTCAACCAGGCGGGGGCTCACCCGTTTTCTGGCAAATATGTTGCCGGATTTTCAGCGTCCGGCACGCTGGATCGCACGCAATGGGGCATGGAGTACGGGGTTCCGGCCATCGGCAAGGACATTGACCTGATGATTCAGGTTGAAGGCATCCGCGAGGAAGCCGATGCCGCCGAAGAAGGCTGA